The genomic interval acaggatattgccaagttgtccaggctgggctccaacttgcaactctcctgcctcagcctctggtcaCTGGGATTAAACATGTGCATCACAACCTAGCAGGAACCAATATCTTGGTTCAGTTAACTGGAACGCTGGCCCACCACCCAGAGACTGAGCCCAACTTTCTGGTTTGCTGGCCACCTCCTCAGGAGAGGACTAGAAGGAGGGTGTAGAAGCCCTCAGCTGTTGCCAAAGCCTCACACAGCCCTTCCTTCCCAGGAAGAAGAGCCATGTTCCTCCCTCCAACTCCACAGTCCCCAGGGAAAGGAACACTCCCCAGCCACCAGTTCTAAAACCAAATCTTTATTCTCTAGTCTGAAAAGGAGGGTAAGTGGTTGTTCTGTTTAGATCCAGAGAACAGAACAAGGCCCAATAGATAGAAATTATAGGAAAGCAAAATTCGATCATTATAAGGAAGAATTTCTAGCAATTAGAATCATCCTACAATAGAACCAGGGCCTCAGGAGGTGGGAGCTCCCTGTCACCAGGAAAGGCTAATATCCACATGCTGGAAATCTTGAAAAGGACCCTCAACCAGGATCTTCCCTTCAGCTGACCCTCCAGCATCAGTGGGCCAGTCCTTCCTTCCACAATGAGCTTTGGAAAGAGTGGAAGAGGGTCAGCCCTGGCAGGGCCAATTAGATAAAGCCAGACAGACCAAGGAGGAAACGCCTGGGAAGGTGATCTTCAGGGAAGAAGAGGATTGAATCATTGGCAGTAGATGGGCCTCTGCACGCCTGGGATTTCAGCAGGGGCATCAGGAAGGGGGCACAGGTAAAACCAGCTTAGTTTCATCTCTTGGGCTGAAGAGGCCCCAGCTGCCTGACAAGGCCAGCAGGTTCTCCAAGGCATATCCAGCTGGTCCACTTTTCCTCCCGAGCTTTCCTTTACTAAGGACTGTACCACACCTATTTTCAAAAGTGACCTGAAGTAACTCATATAAAGACTGGGACATTAAGGCGTTAACACCAGAGGATGGACTCTTCCTTCCCACCGGTGGCTCCTGTAGCCAAGGGCACTAAGGGTAAATGGAGCTGCTATTGCTACTTTTCCAGGGCATAGAACAGTCAGGTGAATGTTGGAAACACGGCTCTAAGGGGCTTTTCTGGCCATCCGGGTTTACTCCCTCACTAACCGGGCCCAGCTCACTCCcgcctcttctttcccttctgaaTTCGCATCCCTCTCCATCACCAGCTCCAACACGAGCTACCCAAGCCACTGCCACACTCCTGCTGCGAAGGAGCCCAGGGCCTGTCTCCGTcccccacagcccctgcccttcTCAGATATCATGCTTCTTTTGGTGGGTCAGGAGTCTCTCCTCATCGTCAAAGGTCTGGCCACAGATGGCACAGCAAAAGGCGCCATCCCGAATGTGGCTCTTGCGGTGGGTGATGAGATTGGACTTCTGACTGAAGCTGCGGTCACAGTCGGGGCAGGCGTAGGGCCGCTCGCCCGTGTGGATGCGCCGGTGGGACACCAGGTTGGACTTCTGGCTGAAGGCTTTGCCGCAGTCGGGGCAGACGTAAGGCTTCTCGCCCGTGTGGATGCGCCGGTGGGCGGCCAGGTAGGGCTTGTGGCGGAAAGCCTTGCCGCAGTCGGGGCAGACGAAGGGCCGCTCGGGGGCGTGGTCGCGCCGGTGGGCGGCCAGGTGGctgccctgggagaagcggcgcCCGCACTCCTCGCAGGCGAAGGGTCGCTCGCCGGAGTGCACTCGGGAGTGCGCCACCAGGTGGGTCTTCTTGCCGAAGTTCTTCCCGCACTCGGCGCAGGTGAAGGGCCGCTCCCCGGTGTGCTGCCGCTGGTGCGCGCGCAGGAAGCGCTCCAGCCGGAAGCTGCGCCCACAGTCGTCGCAGCTGTACAGGGATGGGGTCGCCTGGGCCTGGTCCCGTGGGGGTTCCAAGGGGGCCTCAGGTGGAGGCTCCGCCGCGGGCTCCGGAGCAATCTTCTCAGGGCCGGGCTCTGCCGTGGGATCCAGCACCACGGCTGAAAGCTGGGGGCTCGCAGCACCGGTGGTGGCCTGAGCGGAGCCCTCAGACCGCTTGTGGATCTTGCTGTGCGACAGCAGGTTGGGTTTGTGCCGGAAACGGCGGCCGCACTCAGTGCACGGGTAGGGCTTCTCGCCAGTGTGGATGCGACGGTGCGAGGTCAGGTAGGGCTTGTTGGTGAAGCGTTTCCCGCATTCTGGGCACTGGTGGGGACGCTCGCCAGTGTGCACTCGGCGGTGGGCGATCAGGTTGGGCTTGTGGCGGAAGCGCTTGCCGCAGCAGGCACACTGGAAGGGGCGGTCCACGGCGTCCCCACCAGGCCGAGGGGCGGTCACAGCAGGGCGACCTCGGGGCCTTGGCCCCAGAGCTTTGGCTGCCGCCTCCTCCAGGGCCTCAGCCACGTGCACCCGCTTGTGAGCAACCAGCTGGTCCCACTGGGCAAAGCTCCGGCCACAGTTGCCACATATGAAGGGCCGAGCCTCAGGGGCAGGGGGATGGCACCGCCGCAGATGTGCTCGAAGTTGCTTTTGTCGCCAGAAGCGTCTCTCACATTCAGGACAAGCAATGGGCCGCTTTGCAGCTGAGTGGGCCCTCAGATGCAGAACCAGGGCCACCCAGCCTCGGAAGCTCTGCCCACAGAGGTGGCAGGTGAAGCCCACGTCTGGTGTGGCAGCAGCATGGACCTGATGGTGCAGTGCTAAGAAGGGGGCATGGCGGAAGCGCCTCCCACATTCAGGACAGGGCAGAGGGAGCCGTGCCTGGCACCTTCGGGTATGAAGCCACAGGGCCACCCAGCTCAAGAAGTGCCTTCGACAGTGGGCACAGCGACGGGCCCTGCCTAGGGCTTGACTGCCTGACTGGGCCAGTTTAGTG from Urocitellus parryii isolate mUroPar1 chromosome 3, mUroPar1.hap1, whole genome shotgun sequence carries:
- the Repin1 gene encoding DNA-binding protein REPIN1 isoform X1, with the translated sequence MDGRGAPAEPAGEFSLTSGGYRSVGRSRRCSRRSIPKNIPRKSWKKPHPQLCNLQAEEEPMLERRCRGPMAMGPAQPRLLSGSSQESPQTLEKESSGLRHQGTKLAQSGSQALGRARRCAHCRRHFLSWVALWLHTRRCQARLPLPCPECGRRFRHAPFLALHHQVHAAATPDVGFTCHLCGQSFRGWVALVLHLRAHSAAKRPIACPECERRFWRQKQLRAHLRRCHPPAPEARPFICGNCGRSFAQWDQLVAHKRVHVAEALEEAAAKALGPRPRGRPAVTAPRPGGDAVDRPFQCACCGKRFRHKPNLIAHRRVHTGERPHQCPECGKRFTNKPYLTSHRRIHTGEKPYPCTECGRRFRHKPNLLSHSKIHKRSEGSAQATTGAASPQLSAVVLDPTAEPGPEKIAPEPAAEPPPEAPLEPPRDQAQATPSLYSCDDCGRSFRLERFLRAHQRQHTGERPFTCAECGKNFGKKTHLVAHSRVHSGERPFACEECGRRFSQGSHLAAHRRDHAPERPFVCPDCGKAFRHKPYLAAHRRIHTGEKPYVCPDCGKAFSQKSNLVSHRRIHTGERPYACPDCDRSFSQKSNLITHRKSHIRDGAFCCAICGQTFDDEERLLTHQKKHDI
- the Repin1 gene encoding DNA-binding protein REPIN1 isoform X4, with protein sequence MGVGVSLLLQFSLTSGGYRSVGRSRRCSRRSIPKNIPRKSWKKPHPQLCNLQEEEPMLERRCRGPMAMGPAQPRLLSGSSQESPQTLEKESSGLRHQGTKLAQSGSQALGRARRCAHCRRHFLSWVALWLHTRRCQARLPLPCPECGRRFRHAPFLALHHQVHAAATPDVGFTCHLCGQSFRGWVALVLHLRAHSAAKRPIACPECERRFWRQKQLRAHLRRCHPPAPEARPFICGNCGRSFAQWDQLVAHKRVHVAEALEEAAAKALGPRPRGRPAVTAPRPGGDAVDRPFQCACCGKRFRHKPNLIAHRRVHTGERPHQCPECGKRFTNKPYLTSHRRIHTGEKPYPCTECGRRFRHKPNLLSHSKIHKRSEGSAQATTGAASPQLSAVVLDPTAEPGPEKIAPEPAAEPPPEAPLEPPRDQAQATPSLYSCDDCGRSFRLERFLRAHQRQHTGERPFTCAECGKNFGKKTHLVAHSRVHSGERPFACEECGRRFSQGSHLAAHRRDHAPERPFVCPDCGKAFRHKPYLAAHRRIHTGEKPYVCPDCGKAFSQKSNLVSHRRIHTGERPYACPDCDRSFSQKSNLITHRKSHIRDGAFCCAICGQTFDDEERLLTHQKKHDI
- the Repin1 gene encoding DNA-binding protein REPIN1 isoform X3, producing MGVGVSLLLQFSLTSGGYRSVGRSRRCSRRSIPKNIPRKSWKKPHPQLCNLQAEEEPMLERRCRGPMAMGPAQPRLLSGSSQESPQTLEKESSGLRHQGTKLAQSGSQALGRARRCAHCRRHFLSWVALWLHTRRCQARLPLPCPECGRRFRHAPFLALHHQVHAAATPDVGFTCHLCGQSFRGWVALVLHLRAHSAAKRPIACPECERRFWRQKQLRAHLRRCHPPAPEARPFICGNCGRSFAQWDQLVAHKRVHVAEALEEAAAKALGPRPRGRPAVTAPRPGGDAVDRPFQCACCGKRFRHKPNLIAHRRVHTGERPHQCPECGKRFTNKPYLTSHRRIHTGEKPYPCTECGRRFRHKPNLLSHSKIHKRSEGSAQATTGAASPQLSAVVLDPTAEPGPEKIAPEPAAEPPPEAPLEPPRDQAQATPSLYSCDDCGRSFRLERFLRAHQRQHTGERPFTCAECGKNFGKKTHLVAHSRVHSGERPFACEECGRRFSQGSHLAAHRRDHAPERPFVCPDCGKAFRHKPYLAAHRRIHTGEKPYVCPDCGKAFSQKSNLVSHRRIHTGERPYACPDCDRSFSQKSNLITHRKSHIRDGAFCCAICGQTFDDEERLLTHQKKHDI
- the Repin1 gene encoding DNA-binding protein REPIN1 isoform X2, which encodes MDGRGAPAEPAGEFSLTSGGYRSVGRSRRCSRRSIPKNIPRKSWKKPHPQLCNLQEEEPMLERRCRGPMAMGPAQPRLLSGSSQESPQTLEKESSGLRHQGTKLAQSGSQALGRARRCAHCRRHFLSWVALWLHTRRCQARLPLPCPECGRRFRHAPFLALHHQVHAAATPDVGFTCHLCGQSFRGWVALVLHLRAHSAAKRPIACPECERRFWRQKQLRAHLRRCHPPAPEARPFICGNCGRSFAQWDQLVAHKRVHVAEALEEAAAKALGPRPRGRPAVTAPRPGGDAVDRPFQCACCGKRFRHKPNLIAHRRVHTGERPHQCPECGKRFTNKPYLTSHRRIHTGEKPYPCTECGRRFRHKPNLLSHSKIHKRSEGSAQATTGAASPQLSAVVLDPTAEPGPEKIAPEPAAEPPPEAPLEPPRDQAQATPSLYSCDDCGRSFRLERFLRAHQRQHTGERPFTCAECGKNFGKKTHLVAHSRVHSGERPFACEECGRRFSQGSHLAAHRRDHAPERPFVCPDCGKAFRHKPYLAAHRRIHTGEKPYVCPDCGKAFSQKSNLVSHRRIHTGERPYACPDCDRSFSQKSNLITHRKSHIRDGAFCCAICGQTFDDEERLLTHQKKHDI
- the Repin1 gene encoding DNA-binding protein REPIN1 isoform X5, coding for MLERRCRGPMAMGPAQPRLLSGSSQESPQTLEKESSGLRHQGTKLAQSGSQALGRARRCAHCRRHFLSWVALWLHTRRCQARLPLPCPECGRRFRHAPFLALHHQVHAAATPDVGFTCHLCGQSFRGWVALVLHLRAHSAAKRPIACPECERRFWRQKQLRAHLRRCHPPAPEARPFICGNCGRSFAQWDQLVAHKRVHVAEALEEAAAKALGPRPRGRPAVTAPRPGGDAVDRPFQCACCGKRFRHKPNLIAHRRVHTGERPHQCPECGKRFTNKPYLTSHRRIHTGEKPYPCTECGRRFRHKPNLLSHSKIHKRSEGSAQATTGAASPQLSAVVLDPTAEPGPEKIAPEPAAEPPPEAPLEPPRDQAQATPSLYSCDDCGRSFRLERFLRAHQRQHTGERPFTCAECGKNFGKKTHLVAHSRVHSGERPFACEECGRRFSQGSHLAAHRRDHAPERPFVCPDCGKAFRHKPYLAAHRRIHTGEKPYVCPDCGKAFSQKSNLVSHRRIHTGERPYACPDCDRSFSQKSNLITHRKSHIRDGAFCCAICGQTFDDEERLLTHQKKHDI